Proteins from one Gibbsiella quercinecans genomic window:
- the pnuC gene encoding nicotinamide riboside transporter PnuC, translating to MSFFSTSNILVHIPLGAGGYDLSWIEAIGTLFGLLCIWYASKEKIINYPLGLINVTLFAVIFFQIQLYASLLLQLFFFAANIYGWYAWSRKTADRQAELQIRWLPLPKALAWAAVCAIGIVLMTFNIDAVFAWLTRLAVTVMQGLGMSISMPALQPDAFPFWDSTMMVLSIVAMILMTRKYVENWLLWVVIDVISVAIFAYQGVYAMALEYAILTLIALNGCWLWIKSAAHNRSRPLSSVQ from the coding sequence ATGAGTTTTTTCAGTACCAGCAATATCTTGGTGCATATTCCCTTGGGCGCAGGAGGGTATGATCTCTCCTGGATAGAAGCCATCGGCACGCTGTTTGGCCTGTTGTGCATCTGGTATGCCAGCAAAGAGAAAATCATCAACTATCCGCTTGGCCTGATCAACGTCACGCTGTTCGCCGTAATATTTTTCCAGATCCAACTGTATGCCAGCCTGTTGCTGCAGCTATTTTTCTTTGCCGCCAATATTTACGGTTGGTACGCCTGGAGCCGCAAGACGGCGGATCGGCAGGCTGAATTGCAGATCCGCTGGCTGCCGTTGCCCAAGGCCCTGGCCTGGGCGGCGGTGTGCGCCATCGGCATTGTGCTGATGACCTTTAATATCGATGCCGTCTTTGCCTGGCTGACGCGGCTTGCGGTCACGGTGATGCAAGGCCTGGGCATGTCGATCAGCATGCCGGCGCTCCAGCCGGATGCTTTCCCATTCTGGGATTCCACCATGATGGTGCTGTCGATTGTGGCGATGATCCTGATGACCCGCAAATACGTTGAGAACTGGCTGCTGTGGGTGGTGATTGACGTGATCAGCGTGGCGATCTTCGCCTATCAAGGCGTTTACGCCATGGCGCTGGAATACGCTATCCTGACGCTGATCGCGCTTAACGGTTGCTGGCTGTGGATCAAAAGCGCCGCCCACAACCGTTCACGGCCGTTGTCGTCAGTGCAATAA
- the nadA gene encoding quinolinate synthase NadA, whose product MSEMFDANAAVYPFPPKPVPLDAAENAFYRQKIKTLLKQRDAVMVAHYYTDPEIQALAEETGGCVADSLEMARFGCQHPASTLLVAGVRFMGETAKILSPKKQVLMPTLQAECSLDLGCPAAEFAAFCDSHPDRTVVVYANTSAAVKARADWVVTSSIAVELIEHLDSLGEKIIWAPDRHLGNYVQKQTGADILCWQGACIVHDEFKTQALMRMKALYPAAAILVHPESPQAVVDLADAVGSTSQLIQAAKTLPQRQLIVATDRGIFYKMQQACPDKALFEAPTAGEGATCRSCAHCPWMAMNGLKAIAEGLALGGRQHEIQVDAQLRAQALLPLNRMLEFAARLNMQVKGNA is encoded by the coding sequence ATGAGTGAAATGTTTGATGCCAACGCGGCGGTATATCCGTTCCCGCCAAAGCCTGTGCCGTTGGATGCCGCGGAAAACGCGTTCTATCGCCAGAAAATCAAAACCCTGCTCAAACAACGCGATGCGGTGATGGTTGCGCATTACTATACCGATCCGGAAATTCAGGCGCTGGCGGAAGAAACCGGTGGCTGTGTGGCGGATTCCCTGGAGATGGCGCGCTTTGGCTGCCAGCACCCGGCCTCCACGCTGCTCGTGGCCGGCGTGCGCTTTATGGGGGAAACCGCCAAAATCCTTAGCCCTAAGAAGCAGGTGCTAATGCCCACGCTGCAGGCGGAATGTTCATTGGATCTGGGCTGCCCTGCGGCGGAATTCGCCGCCTTTTGCGATAGCCACCCGGACCGGACCGTCGTGGTGTATGCCAATACTTCGGCTGCCGTTAAGGCGCGTGCCGATTGGGTGGTGACCTCCAGCATTGCCGTCGAACTGATTGAGCATCTGGATAGCCTGGGCGAGAAAATTATCTGGGCGCCGGATCGCCATTTAGGCAACTATGTGCAAAAACAGACGGGCGCGGACATACTGTGCTGGCAGGGCGCCTGTATCGTTCATGACGAGTTTAAAACTCAGGCGCTGATGCGCATGAAAGCCTTATATCCCGCGGCGGCAATACTGGTGCATCCGGAGTCGCCGCAGGCGGTGGTCGATCTGGCCGATGCGGTGGGCTCTACCAGCCAACTGATCCAGGCGGCCAAAACCTTGCCGCAACGCCAGCTGATTGTCGCGACCGATCGCGGCATCTTTTATAAGATGCAGCAGGCATGCCCGGATAAAGCGTTGTTCGAAGCGCCGACCGCCGGTGAAGGCGCCACCTGCCGCAGCTGTGCGCATTGCCCGTGGATGGCGATGAATGGCCTGAAAGCGATTGCCGAAGGGTTGGCGCTCGGCGGGCGGCAGCATGAAATCCAGGTGGATGCGCAACTGCGCGCGCAAGCGCTGCTGCCGCTGAACCGCATGTTGGAATTTGCTGCCCGTTTGAATATGCAGGTCAAAGGGAACGCCTAA
- a CDS encoding zinc-binding dehydrogenase, with protein sequence MNVNCIVLNEPGTVDMKQVGLTEPQEDEALIEVEAMGICGSDIGAFRGTNPLVTYPRILGHEVAGRILKINNNNPKNLAVGDRVIVDPYIWCGKCYPCKLGRTNCCENLRVIGVHIDGGMREKFVHPAHLLHKLPENMPLASTPLAEPLTIALHALHRTDTKIGEHVVIIGAGAIGFMAALVAIHYQATPILIDIVQERLDHAYKAGIEHIINPKTTDVIKRIGEITHGRMAEVVIEASGANSAVRATLDYVSFAGRIAFTGWPKQETSLPTNLITFKEIDIRGSRTSANEFNEAIELLSSGTVCADAIISKVITMEEIPAMIRELSDFPERHLKVNAVAHSR encoded by the coding sequence ATGAATGTGAATTGTATTGTTTTAAACGAGCCTGGCACTGTCGATATGAAGCAGGTCGGGTTGACTGAACCACAAGAAGATGAAGCGCTCATTGAAGTTGAAGCAATGGGGATTTGTGGTTCAGATATTGGTGCATTCAGAGGAACAAATCCACTTGTCACCTACCCCCGAATACTGGGGCATGAAGTGGCGGGTCGTATCTTGAAAATCAATAATAATAATCCAAAGAATCTTGCAGTTGGCGACCGCGTTATTGTCGATCCCTATATATGGTGTGGTAAATGTTACCCATGCAAGCTAGGTAGAACAAATTGTTGCGAGAATTTAAGGGTTATCGGTGTCCACATTGATGGTGGTATGCGCGAAAAATTTGTTCATCCCGCTCATTTATTACATAAACTGCCAGAAAATATGCCATTGGCCAGTACCCCTTTAGCTGAACCACTGACCATTGCTTTACACGCCTTACATCGGACAGATACCAAAATCGGCGAACATGTCGTCATTATTGGTGCAGGTGCGATAGGATTCATGGCTGCACTTGTCGCCATACATTACCAGGCAACGCCGATACTGATAGATATTGTCCAAGAAAGACTCGATCATGCTTATAAAGCAGGTATTGAGCATATTATTAATCCGAAGACCACAGACGTTATTAAACGAATCGGTGAGATCACCCACGGTAGAATGGCGGAAGTTGTTATTGAAGCATCGGGTGCTAATAGCGCTGTCCGTGCCACACTTGATTATGTCTCATTTGCAGGCCGGATTGCTTTCACCGGCTGGCCAAAGCAGGAAACTTCCCTGCCAACTAACTTGATTACTTTTAAAGAAATTGATATTCGCGGTTCACGAACCAGTGCCAATGAGTTCAACGAGGCCATTGAACTACTTTCGTCAGGCACAGTTTGTGCTGATGCTATCATTAGCAAAGTGATTACGATGGAAGAAATACCGGCAAT